Proteins from a genomic interval of Pseudomonas anuradhapurensis:
- the trmD gene encoding tRNA (guanosine(37)-N1)-methyltransferase TrmD encodes MGNLRVDVITLFPEMFSAITEYGITSRAVKQGLLQVTCWNPRDYTTDRHHTVDDRPFGGGPGMVMKIKPLEDALVSARQATGAAAKVIYLSPQGRKLTQQAVKGLAEQESLILIAGRYEGIDERFIEAHVDEEWSIGDYVLSGGELPAMVLIDAVTRLLPGALGHVDSAEEDSFTDGLLDCPHYTRPEVYADQRVPDVLLSGNHAHIRRWRMKQSLGRTFERRADLLESRSLSGEEKKLLEEYLRERDDS; translated from the coding sequence ATGGGTAACCTTCGCGTAGACGTCATCACGTTGTTCCCCGAGATGTTCTCGGCCATCACGGAGTACGGCATTACCAGCCGCGCGGTGAAACAGGGGTTGCTTCAGGTGACTTGCTGGAACCCGCGGGACTACACCACAGATCGTCACCACACGGTGGATGATCGGCCGTTTGGCGGTGGTCCGGGCATGGTGATGAAAATCAAGCCTCTGGAAGACGCCCTGGTTAGCGCCAGGCAGGCGACCGGAGCAGCGGCGAAGGTGATCTACCTTTCGCCACAAGGCCGCAAGCTGACACAGCAGGCGGTCAAAGGCCTGGCCGAACAGGAATCGTTGATCCTGATCGCCGGTCGTTATGAAGGCATCGACGAGCGCTTTATCGAGGCTCATGTCGATGAGGAGTGGTCGATTGGCGACTATGTGCTTTCCGGTGGCGAGCTGCCGGCCATGGTACTGATCGATGCGGTTACACGGCTGCTGCCCGGAGCTTTAGGGCATGTGGACTCGGCGGAAGAAGATTCCTTCACCGACGGTCTGCTCGACTGCCCGCACTACACCCGACCTGAGGTGTATGCGGATCAGCGTGTTCCCGACGTGTTGCTAAGTGGCAACCATGCACACATCCGGCGTTGGAGAATGAAGCAGTCCCTTGGTAGGACCTTCGAACGACGCGCCGATCTTCTGGAAAGTCGCTCGCTTTCTGGAGAAGAGAAGAAGCTGCTCGAGGAATATCTCCGCGAGCGGGACGATAGTTAA
- the purT gene encoding formate-dependent phosphoribosylglycinamide formyltransferase, whose protein sequence is MTRIGTPLSPTATRVLLCGCGELGKEVVIELQRLGVEVIAVDRYANAPAMQVAHRSHVVNMLDGVALRAVIEAEKPDYIVPEIEAIATATLVELENEGFNVVPTARATQLTMNREGIRRLAAEELDLPTSPYHFADTYEDYAKAVADVGYPCVVKPVMSSSGKGQSLLRSDADLQPSWAYAQEGGRAGKGRVIVEGFIDFEYEITLLTVRHVGGTTFLEPVGHRQEKGDYQESWQPQAMSPKALAESQRVAKAVTDALGGRGLFGVELFVKGDQVWFSEVSPRPHDTGLVTLISQDLSQFALHARAILGLPIPAVRQFGPSASAVILPQGQSQQTSFANLGAALSEPDTAIRLFGKPEINGTRRMGVCLARDESVELARAKATRAAQAVKVEF, encoded by the coding sequence ATGACCCGTATCGGAACCCCCTTGTCGCCCACCGCGACCCGTGTACTGCTGTGCGGCTGTGGCGAACTGGGCAAGGAAGTGGTGATCGAGCTGCAGCGCCTGGGCGTCGAAGTGATCGCCGTCGACCGCTACGCCAATGCCCCGGCGATGCAGGTGGCGCACCGCAGCCACGTGGTCAACATGCTCGATGGCGTTGCCCTGCGCGCCGTGATCGAGGCCGAGAAGCCGGACTACATCGTTCCCGAAATCGAAGCCATCGCCACCGCCACCCTGGTCGAACTGGAAAACGAAGGTTTCAACGTGGTGCCGACGGCCCGCGCCACCCAGCTGACCATGAACCGCGAAGGCATCCGCCGCCTGGCCGCCGAGGAGCTGGACCTGCCGACCTCGCCGTACCACTTCGCCGACACCTATGAAGACTATGCCAAGGCCGTGGCCGATGTCGGTTACCCGTGCGTGGTCAAGCCGGTGATGAGTTCGTCGGGCAAGGGCCAGAGCCTGTTGCGCAGCGATGCCGACCTGCAGCCGTCGTGGGCCTACGCCCAGGAGGGCGGTCGCGCCGGCAAGGGCCGGGTGATCGTCGAAGGCTTCATCGACTTCGAATACGAGATTACCCTGCTGACAGTGCGCCACGTGGGCGGCACCACTTTCCTCGAGCCGGTCGGCCATCGTCAGGAAAAAGGCGACTACCAGGAGTCGTGGCAGCCGCAGGCCATGAGCCCGAAAGCGCTGGCCGAGTCGCAGCGGGTGGCCAAGGCGGTCACCGATGCCCTGGGCGGTCGTGGCCTGTTCGGCGTGGAGCTGTTCGTGAAGGGGGACCAGGTGTGGTTCAGCGAAGTGTCGCCACGCCCGCATGACACTGGCCTGGTCACCCTGATTTCCCAGGACCTCTCGCAGTTTGCCCTGCATGCCCGGGCGATTCTTGGCCTGCCGATTCCGGCCGTGCGCCAGTTCGGCCCATCGGCCTCGGCGGTGATCCTGCCGCAAGGCCAGTCGCAGCAGACCAGCTTCGCCAATCTGGGCGCAGCGCTGAGCGAGCCGGATACCGCCATTCGCCTGTTCGGCAAGCCGGAAATCAACGGGACGCGGCGCATGGGCGTGTGCCTGGCGCGGGACGAGTCGGTCGAGCTGGCGCGGGCCAAGGCGACCCGTGCTGCGCAGGCGGTCAAGGTCGAGTTCTGA
- a CDS encoding transporter associated domain-containing protein → MDTLPYAPLFGTLALALLWSALFTAVDAARQLLNGARTGEDSPALPAQALVLCASLGKLLVLGLACLIGQRHSGEHGFWLAGLAATLSLLVFAEYLPRRLARRNPQALVSLGVSLLKVPLTLLQPLACLLDGIARLILRPFRVQPTAVAVHPPEADDFDEDDEHEAPRHGLLDGLQSLDKITVNDILVPRNEVDGINLDDPIERIIEQLIVSRHTRLPVYHSDINQVEAILNTKLISHLLPKAELTLEKLHSACYEPYFVPESTPLQMQLLNFHKQQRRLGVVVDEYGEVLGIVTLEDILEEIVGEFEDEHTLDNPHVHPQPDGTFVIDGTASLREINRTLGWHLPCDGGPKTLNGLVTEALESIPESAVCLKIGRYRLEILETEDNCASKVLVWTVTR, encoded by the coding sequence ATGGATACCCTGCCGTACGCACCGCTATTCGGCACCCTGGCACTGGCGCTGTTGTGGTCGGCACTGTTCACCGCCGTGGATGCCGCCCGCCAGCTGCTCAATGGTGCGCGCACCGGCGAGGACAGCCCCGCGCTGCCCGCCCAGGCCCTGGTGCTGTGTGCCAGCCTGGGCAAGTTGCTGGTGCTGGGCCTGGCCTGCCTGATCGGCCAGCGCCACAGTGGCGAGCACGGTTTCTGGCTGGCCGGCCTGGCCGCCACCCTCAGCTTGCTGGTGTTCGCCGAGTACCTGCCACGACGCCTGGCGCGGCGCAACCCGCAGGCCTTGGTCAGCCTCGGTGTCAGCCTGCTGAAAGTGCCGCTGACCCTGTTGCAACCACTGGCCTGCCTGCTGGATGGCATTGCCAGGTTGATCCTGCGCCCATTCCGCGTGCAACCCACGGCTGTGGCCGTGCATCCGCCGGAAGCGGATGACTTCGATGAGGACGACGAGCACGAAGCGCCGCGCCATGGCCTGCTCGACGGCCTGCAATCACTGGACAAGATCACCGTCAACGACATTCTGGTGCCGCGCAACGAAGTGGACGGCATCAACCTCGACGATCCGATCGAGCGCATCATCGAGCAACTGATCGTCAGCCGCCACACCCGCCTGCCGGTGTACCACAGCGACATCAACCAGGTTGAAGCGATCCTCAACACCAAGCTGATCAGCCACCTGCTGCCCAAGGCCGAGCTGACCCTGGAGAAACTCCACAGCGCCTGCTACGAGCCCTATTTCGTGCCGGAAAGCACGCCCCTGCAGATGCAGCTGTTGAACTTCCACAAACAGCAACGCCGCCTGGGCGTGGTGGTGGACGAGTACGGTGAAGTACTGGGCATCGTCACCCTGGAAGATATCCTCGAGGAAATCGTTGGCGAATTCGAGGACGAGCACACCCTGGACAACCCCCACGTCCACCCGCAGCCAGATGGCACCTTCGTCATCGACGGCACCGCTTCGCTGCGCGAAATCAATCGCACCCTGGGCTGGCACCTGCCCTGCGACGGCGGGCCGAAAACCCTCAACGGGCTGGTCACCGAAGCGCTGGAAAGCATCCCGGAAAGCGCCGTTTGCCTGAAGATCGGCCGCTATCGCCTGGAAATCCTCGAAACAGAGGACAATTGTGCCAGCAAGGTACTGGTATGGACCGTGACCCGCTAG
- the rimM gene encoding ribosome maturation factor RimM (Essential for efficient processing of 16S rRNA), translating to MNATPEKADDLIVVGKIFSVHGVRGEVKVYSFTDPIENLLDYPRWTLRHEGKVKQVELVNGRGSQKGLVVKLKGLDDRDEARLLSGYEICIPRSLLPSLAADEYYWYQLVGLKVINQDEQLFGKVDHLLETGANDVMVVKPCAGSLDDRERLLPYTAQCVLDIDLEAGVMRVEWDADF from the coding sequence ATGAACGCGACGCCAGAAAAGGCTGACGACCTCATCGTCGTTGGCAAGATTTTTTCGGTTCACGGCGTTCGCGGCGAGGTGAAGGTGTATTCCTTTACCGATCCGATTGAAAACCTGTTGGATTATCCGCGCTGGACGCTTCGGCACGAAGGCAAGGTAAAGCAGGTCGAGCTGGTCAACGGTCGTGGCTCCCAAAAGGGCCTGGTCGTGAAACTGAAAGGCCTCGATGACCGTGATGAAGCTCGTCTTCTGAGTGGTTACGAAATCTGCATTCCGCGGAGCCTTTTGCCCAGCCTGGCGGCCGACGAGTACTACTGGTACCAGTTGGTAGGCCTGAAGGTCATCAACCAGGACGAACAGCTGTTCGGCAAGGTCGATCACCTGCTGGAGACCGGTGCGAACGATGTCATGGTGGTCAAGCCCTGCGCAGGCAGCCTGGATGATCGCGAGCGTCTGTTGCCCTATACGGCGCAATGCGTGCTCGATATCGACCTGGAAGCAGGCGTGATGCGGGTTGAGTGGGACGCGGACTTCTAG
- the xerD gene encoding site-specific tyrosine recombinase XerD, with protein MPALDHPLIDQFLDALWLEKGLSDNTRVSYRSDLALFNGWLQERSVSLPDAGRELILDHLAWRLDQGYKPRSTARFLSGLRGFFRYLLREKLVAIDPTLQVDMPQLGKPLPKSLSEADVEALLQAPELGEAIGQRDRAMLEVLYACGLRVTELVSLTLDQVNLRQGVLRVMGKGSKERLVPMGEEAVVWLQRYLRDGRAELLNGRPSDVLFPSQRGEQMTRQTFWHRIKHHARVAGIDKPLSPHTLRHAFATHLLNHGADLRVVQMLLGHSDLSTTQIYTHVAKARLQQLHAQHHPRG; from the coding sequence ATGCCCGCCCTCGACCACCCCCTGATCGACCAGTTCCTCGACGCCCTGTGGCTTGAAAAAGGCCTGTCCGACAACACCCGCGTGTCCTACCGCAGCGACCTGGCCCTGTTCAACGGCTGGCTGCAGGAACGTTCCGTCAGCCTGCCCGACGCCGGCCGCGAGCTGATTCTCGACCACCTGGCCTGGCGCCTCGACCAGGGTTACAAGCCACGCTCCACGGCACGCTTCCTGTCCGGCCTGCGCGGTTTCTTCCGCTACTTGCTGCGGGAAAAGCTGGTGGCCATCGACCCGACCCTGCAAGTGGACATGCCGCAACTGGGCAAGCCCCTGCCCAAGTCGCTGTCCGAAGCCGACGTCGAGGCCTTGCTGCAGGCCCCGGAGCTGGGCGAAGCCATCGGCCAGCGTGACCGCGCCATGCTCGAAGTGCTCTACGCCTGCGGCCTGCGCGTTACCGAACTGGTCAGCCTGACCCTCGACCAGGTCAACCTGCGCCAGGGCGTGCTGCGGGTAATGGGCAAGGGCAGCAAGGAGCGCTTGGTGCCCATGGGCGAAGAAGCGGTGGTGTGGCTGCAGCGCTACCTGCGCGATGGCCGCGCCGAACTGCTCAATGGCCGCCCCAGCGACGTGCTGTTCCCCAGTCAGCGTGGCGAGCAGATGACCCGCCAGACGTTCTGGCACCGCATCAAGCACCACGCCCGGGTGGCCGGCATCGACAAACCCTTGTCGCCGCACACCCTGCGCCATGCCTTCGCCACACACTTGCTCAACCACGGCGCCGACCTGCGTGTGGTGCAGATGCTGCTGGGCCACAGCGACCTGTCGACCACGCAGATCTACACCCATGTCGCCAAGGCCCGCCTGCAGCAGTTGCACGCCCAGCATCACCCGCGTGGATGA
- a CDS encoding cytochrome C assembly family protein produces MFSSPSLIPNLIAAVLYIAAAIYQGSFLARNRKADKRLLALLGAFAVLAQGGALFFQLITPLGLSLDFFSAASLIAVAVIALTLLACLRIPVENLLVLLFPLGAVTALLAQFAPPGTVPLINEEPGILAHILLSILAYGLFTIAVFQALLLLLQDRQLKNKHPSGLIRNFPPLQTMESLLFGFLWAGWCLLSLSLISGWLFLDNLFAQHLVHKTLLACVAWVVFSVLLWGRTRLGWRGHKAIRWTLAGFCLLMLAYFGSKLVREFILHI; encoded by the coding sequence ATGTTCTCCTCACCCAGCCTCATCCCCAACCTGATCGCCGCCGTCCTCTATATAGCTGCGGCCATCTACCAGGGCTCGTTCCTGGCCCGCAACCGCAAGGCCGACAAGCGCCTGCTCGCCCTGCTGGGCGCCTTCGCGGTGCTCGCCCAGGGCGGCGCGCTGTTCTTCCAGCTGATCACTCCGCTGGGCCTGAGCCTGGACTTCTTCAGCGCCGCCAGCCTGATCGCCGTGGCAGTCATCGCCCTGACCCTGCTGGCCTGCCTGCGCATACCAGTGGAAAACCTGCTGGTGCTGCTGTTCCCGCTGGGCGCGGTGACCGCGCTGCTGGCGCAGTTCGCGCCCCCCGGCACGGTGCCGCTGATCAACGAGGAACCGGGCATCCTCGCGCATATCCTGCTGTCGATCCTGGCCTACGGCCTGTTCACCATCGCGGTGTTCCAGGCGCTGCTGTTGCTGCTGCAGGACCGCCAGTTGAAAAACAAGCACCCGTCCGGGCTGATCCGCAACTTCCCGCCCCTGCAAACCATGGAAAGCCTGCTGTTCGGCTTCCTCTGGGCCGGCTGGTGCCTGCTGTCGCTGTCGCTGATCTCCGGCTGGCTGTTCCTCGACAACCTGTTCGCCCAGCACCTGGTGCACAAGACCTTGCTGGCCTGTGTCGCCTGGGTGGTGTTCAGCGTGCTGCTGTGGGGCCGTACCCGCCTGGGCTGGCGTGGCCACAAGGCCATCCGCTGGACGCTGGCCGGTTTCTGCCTGCTGATGCTGGCCTATTTCGGCAGCAAGCTGGTTCGCGAATTCATCCTGCATATCTGA
- the rplS gene encoding 50S ribosomal protein L19 → MTNKIIQQLEAEQMSKEIPTFAPGDTVVVQVKVKEGERSRLQAFEGVVIAKRNRGLNSAFTVRKISSGVGVERTFQTYSPQIDSLAVKRRGDVRKAKLYYLRDLSGKAARIKEKLS, encoded by the coding sequence ATGACCAACAAGATCATCCAGCAGCTCGAAGCCGAGCAGATGAGCAAGGAAATCCCGACCTTCGCACCAGGCGACACCGTTGTCGTCCAGGTTAAAGTGAAGGAAGGTGAGCGTTCCCGTCTGCAGGCGTTCGAAGGCGTCGTTATCGCCAAGCGTAACCGCGGTCTGAACAGCGCCTTCACCGTGCGCAAGATCTCCAGCGGCGTTGGCGTAGAGCGTACCTTCCAGACCTACAGCCCGCAGATCGACAGCCTGGCCGTGAAACGTCGTGGTGACGTGCGTAAAGCCAAGCTGTACTACCTGCGCGACCTGTCCGGCAAAGCCGCTCGCATCAAGGAAAAACTGTCCTGA
- the rpsP gene encoding 30S ribosomal protein S16, which yields MVTIRLARGGSKKRPFYHLTVTNSRNARDGRFVERVGFFNPIAAGAEVKLSVNQERVNYWLSQGAQPSERVAQLLKDAAKAAA from the coding sequence ATGGTAACCATTCGTCTGGCCCGTGGCGGCTCGAAAAAGCGCCCATTCTACCACCTGACCGTGACCAACTCGCGTAACGCCCGTGACGGCCGTTTCGTTGAGCGCGTAGGTTTCTTCAACCCGATCGCTGCTGGCGCCGAAGTCAAGCTGTCGGTCAACCAAGAGCGCGTCAACTACTGGCTGAGCCAGGGTGCACAGCCGTCTGAGCGCGTTGCTCAGCTGCTGAAGGACGCTGCCAAGGCTGCTGCCTGA
- the ffh gene encoding signal recognition particle protein, with translation MFENLTDRLSQTLRHVTGKAKLTEDNIKDTLREVRMALLEADVALPVVKDFVNSVKERAVGTEVSRSLTPGQAFVKIVQAELESLMGAANEDLALNAAPPAVVLMAGLQGAGKTTTAGKLARFLKERKKKSVMVVSADVYRPAAIKQLETLANDIGVTFFPSDISQKPVAIAEAAIREAKLKFIDVVIVDTAGRLHIDADMMDEIKALHAAVKPIETLFVVDAMTGQDAANTAKAFGEALPLTGVVLTKVDGDARGGAALSVRAITGKPIKFIGMGEKTEALEPFHPDRVASRILGMGDVLSLIEQAEQNIDKAKADKLAKKLKKGKGFDLEDFRDQLQQMKNMGGLGGLMDKLPSIGGVNLSQMGNAQGAAEKQFKQMEAIINSMTPAERRDPELISGSRKRRIAIGSGTQVQDVGRLIKQHKQMQKMMKKFSAKGGMAKMMRGLGGMLPGGGMPKL, from the coding sequence ATGTTCGAAAACCTGACCGACCGCCTGTCACAGACGCTGCGCCATGTCACCGGCAAGGCCAAGCTGACCGAAGACAACATCAAGGACACGCTGCGCGAAGTGCGCATGGCCCTGCTCGAGGCCGACGTCGCCCTGCCGGTGGTCAAGGATTTCGTCAACAGCGTCAAGGAGCGTGCGGTCGGCACCGAAGTGTCGCGCAGCCTGACCCCGGGCCAGGCCTTCGTGAAGATCGTCCAGGCCGAGCTGGAAAGCCTGATGGGCGCGGCCAACGAAGACCTCGCGCTGAACGCTGCGCCACCTGCCGTGGTGCTGATGGCCGGCCTGCAGGGCGCGGGCAAGACCACCACCGCCGGCAAGCTGGCGCGCTTCCTCAAGGAGCGCAAGAAGAAGAGCGTGATGGTGGTGTCTGCCGACGTCTACCGCCCGGCGGCGATCAAGCAGCTGGAAACCCTGGCCAACGACATCGGTGTCACCTTCTTCCCCTCCGACATCAGCCAGAAGCCCGTGGCCATCGCCGAAGCGGCCATTCGTGAAGCCAAGCTGAAGTTCATCGACGTGGTCATCGTCGATACCGCCGGCCGTCTGCACATCGATGCCGACATGATGGACGAGATCAAGGCGTTGCACGCTGCGGTCAAGCCGATCGAGACCCTGTTCGTGGTCGACGCCATGACCGGCCAGGACGCCGCCAACACCGCCAAGGCATTTGGCGAGGCGCTGCCGCTGACCGGCGTGGTACTGACCAAGGTCGACGGTGACGCGCGTGGCGGTGCCGCCCTGTCGGTGCGGGCCATCACCGGCAAGCCGATCAAGTTCATCGGTATGGGCGAGAAGACCGAAGCGCTCGAGCCGTTCCACCCCGACCGCGTCGCCTCGCGCATCCTCGGCATGGGCGACGTGCTCAGCCTGATCGAGCAGGCCGAGCAGAACATCGACAAGGCCAAGGCCGACAAGCTGGCCAAGAAGCTGAAGAAGGGCAAGGGCTTCGACCTCGAAGACTTCCGCGACCAGTTGCAGCAGATGAAGAACATGGGCGGCCTGGGCGGGCTGATGGACAAGCTGCCGAGCATCGGCGGGGTCAACCTGTCGCAGATGGGCAATGCCCAGGGCGCGGCCGAGAAGCAGTTCAAGCAGATGGAAGCGATCATCAACTCCATGACCCCGGCCGAACGCCGTGATCCGGAGCTGATCAGCGGCTCGCGCAAGCGCCGTATCGCCATCGGTTCCGGCACCCAGGTGCAGGACGTCGGCCGCCTGATCAAGCAGCACAAGCAGATGCAGAAGATGATGAAGAAGTTTTCCGCCAAGGGCGGCATGGCCAAGATGATGCGTGGCCTGGGCGGGATGCTGCCAGGTGGCGGCATGCCCAAGCTGTAA
- a CDS encoding DsbC family protein, giving the protein MRVTQFFAAAALALASTLAVAAATDSPAGAEQAIRKSLQNLELEVPVESVASSPVSGLYEVKLQGGRVLYASADGQFVMQGYLFQIQDGKPVNLTEKAERLGIAKLINGIPAAEMVVYPAKGETKSHITVFTDTTCPYCHKLHAEVPELNRRGIEVRYVAFPRQGLGSPGDQQLQAVWCSSDRRAAMDKMVEGEEIKAAKCANPVSKQFQLGQSIGVNGTPAIVLESGQVIPGYQPAPQVAKLALAK; this is encoded by the coding sequence ATGCGCGTGACCCAGTTTTTCGCCGCCGCCGCGTTGGCGCTGGCCAGTACCCTTGCCGTTGCCGCGGCAACCGATAGCCCTGCCGGCGCCGAGCAGGCCATCCGTAAATCATTGCAGAACCTCGAGCTGGAAGTGCCGGTAGAAAGCGTGGCCAGCAGCCCGGTCAGCGGCCTGTATGAAGTCAAGCTGCAGGGTGGTCGCGTGCTGTATGCCAGCGCTGACGGGCAGTTCGTGATGCAGGGCTACCTGTTCCAGATCCAGGACGGCAAGCCGGTCAACCTGACCGAGAAGGCCGAGCGCCTGGGTATCGCCAAGCTCATCAACGGCATTCCAGCCGCCGAGATGGTGGTTTATCCTGCCAAGGGCGAGACCAAATCGCACATCACCGTGTTTACCGACACCACCTGCCCGTACTGCCACAAGCTGCACGCCGAAGTGCCCGAGCTCAACCGCCGCGGTATCGAAGTGCGTTATGTCGCCTTCCCGCGCCAGGGCCTCGGCTCGCCGGGTGACCAGCAGTTGCAGGCCGTGTGGTGCTCCAGCGACCGCCGTGCAGCGATGGACAAGATGGTCGAGGGTGAGGAAATCAAGGCTGCCAAGTGCGCCAACCCGGTCAGCAAGCAGTTCCAACTGGGCCAGTCGATCGGTGTCAACGGCACGCCGGCGATCGTGCTTGAAAGTGGCCAGGTCATTCCGGGCTACCAGCCGGCACCGCAGGTGGCCAAGCTGGCACTGGCCAAGTAA
- a CDS encoding acyl-CoA thioesterase has product MTPRDQEIQRRTELSVTRVTKAVFPNTTNHHNTLFGGTALAWMDEVSFIAATRFCRLPLVTVSTDRIDFKHPIPAGSIVELVGSVIKVGNTSLQVQVDVFVENMYLDGRERAIHGVFSFVAIDEDKRPVPVLPQV; this is encoded by the coding sequence ATGACCCCCCGAGACCAGGAAATCCAGCGCCGCACCGAACTGTCGGTGACCCGCGTGACCAAGGCGGTGTTCCCCAACACCACCAACCACCACAACACCTTGTTCGGCGGCACTGCCCTGGCGTGGATGGACGAAGTGTCGTTCATCGCCGCCACGCGCTTCTGCCGTCTGCCACTGGTGACCGTGTCCACCGACCGTATCGACTTCAAGCACCCGATCCCGGCAGGTTCGATCGTCGAACTGGTGGGTTCGGTGATCAAGGTCGGCAATACCAGCTTGCAGGTGCAGGTGGATGTGTTCGTCGAGAACATGTACCTGGACGGACGCGAGCGGGCGATTCATGGGGTATTCAGCTTCGTCGCCATCGACGAGGACAAGCGCCCGGTGCCGGTCTTGCCTCAGGTTTGA
- a CDS encoding MFS transporter, translating to MTTSSTYAEAPAAPVNSPARVATASFIGTAIEFYDFYVYATAAALVIGPVFFPSGSGTAQMLAAFLTFGIAFLARPLGSALFGHFGDRIGRKSTLVASLLLMGVSTTAIGVLPGYDSIGVWAPVILCLLRFGQGLGLGGEWGGAALLATENAPQGKRAWFGMFPQLGPSIGFLAANGLFLTLALVLSDEQFRAWGWRIPFLLSAALVLVGLYVRLKLEESPVFAKAVARQERVKMPVVDLFAKHWRPTLLGAAAMVVCYALFYISTVFSLSYGVTTLGYSRETFLGLLCFAVVFMALATPLSAWLSDRYGRKPVLVVGGLLAVLSGFTMEPLLTSGSTAGVALFLAIELFLMGVTFAPMGALLPELFPTHVRYTGASAAYNLGGIVGASAAPFFAQKLVSMGGLSWVGGYVSAAAVISLLAVLCLKETRNTAL from the coding sequence ATGACAACCAGCAGCACTTATGCCGAAGCGCCTGCCGCGCCGGTCAATTCGCCCGCGCGGGTAGCCACTGCCAGCTTCATCGGCACCGCCATCGAGTTCTATGATTTCTACGTCTACGCCACTGCCGCCGCCCTGGTGATCGGCCCGGTGTTCTTCCCTTCCGGGTCGGGTACCGCGCAGATGCTGGCGGCCTTCCTCACCTTCGGCATCGCTTTCCTGGCGCGCCCGCTGGGCTCGGCACTGTTCGGCCATTTTGGCGACCGCATCGGCCGCAAATCGACCCTGGTCGCCTCACTGTTGCTGATGGGCGTGTCCACCACCGCCATCGGGGTGTTGCCGGGCTATGACAGCATTGGCGTGTGGGCGCCGGTCATCCTCTGCCTGTTGCGCTTCGGCCAAGGCCTGGGCCTGGGTGGCGAATGGGGTGGCGCGGCGTTGCTGGCCACCGAGAACGCGCCGCAAGGCAAACGCGCCTGGTTCGGCATGTTCCCGCAGTTGGGGCCGTCGATTGGCTTCCTCGCCGCCAACGGCCTGTTCCTGACCCTGGCGCTGGTGCTCAGCGACGAGCAGTTCCGCGCCTGGGGCTGGCGCATTCCGTTCCTGCTCAGCGCGGCGCTGGTGCTGGTCGGCCTGTATGTGCGGCTGAAACTCGAGGAAAGCCCGGTGTTCGCCAAGGCAGTCGCGCGCCAGGAACGGGTGAAAATGCCGGTGGTCGACCTGTTTGCCAAACACTGGCGGCCTACCCTGCTGGGCGCGGCGGCCATGGTGGTGTGCTACGCACTGTTCTACATCTCGACGGTGTTCTCGCTGAGCTACGGCGTGACCACGCTGGGCTACAGCCGCGAAACGTTCCTCGGCCTGCTGTGCTTCGCAGTGGTGTTCATGGCCCTGGCCACGCCCCTGTCGGCCTGGCTCAGCGACCGCTACGGACGCAAGCCGGTGCTGGTCGTCGGCGGCCTGCTGGCGGTGCTCTCGGGCTTTACCATGGAACCGCTGCTGACCTCGGGGTCGACCGCAGGCGTGGCGCTGTTCCTGGCCATCGAATTGTTCCTGATGGGCGTGACCTTTGCGCCGATGGGGGCACTGCTGCCGGAACTGTTCCCGACCCATGTGCGTTACACCGGGGCGTCGGCTGCGTATAACCTGGGCGGGATCGTCGGGGCTTCGGCGGCACCGTTCTTTGCCCAGAAACTGGTGAGCATGGGTGGCTTGAGCTGGGTCGGCGGCTATGTGTCGGCGGCCGCAGTGATCAGCCTGCTTGCCGTGCTGTGCCTGAAAGAGACCCGCAATACTGCGCTTTGA